One segment of Drosophila mauritiana strain mau12 chromosome 3R, ASM438214v1, whole genome shotgun sequence DNA contains the following:
- the LOC117144547 gene encoding uncharacterized protein LOC117144547 isoform X2 has translation MLLLLLAFIMRFVDISKRCAACSRAGIDCTHHGGQSNSQASDANGNHTACWQHVAGGTSNSSSTSSGCDSNSSSKENYYVPQQQQHQRQRAAKHSKPGNIGVSPQQLEQIRFYQRMQQQQLQLLQQQLLQRRRLQQQLLQQGVPSPPATANATTTTAGLTCNQQYLRQQRMQQQQLQQQQQQQYVDHNSNNDNDYLNNYLNNSINQRNNGTKIRRGMTEFSTNNDHSKPHFTASQQKPHQNSPIHQQAFTPSNPNTHPHLLQRLAQQQQQQQHQRPHKFQQTLPFSQLNNGNNTAAHILPGSSPHSPLSYRNPLNSPSNSPFSNTAQTTIGKRFQQQQLTDRLLQQQHLQQCQQQQLQSLGSSDVEEDLAAEELSEESVKQNVAIVLSNLDRYNNALRSIILNEQVSSSLITPSDSLLFGEDSSGLLYCDNDNSRKHQGNNNFVLGKMAATPESDYNSNATTPGGRSSEQQLQQQQQQQQQLGVGGMLCGGGGGVGMRETTNGGGNNLNCSLASSHDFTHDNSDYQWFLDYGYRDGCGGMQRSVLSSLSASYNAMGDLIYYEDLAKNLDANLAEVDMESFRAEDIHSLLSHLPAYCKSLGGANSRLQQSLLLQQQQQQQQQLQQQQVLQHSNMLQHNLSQTSTTSTNELIDNSFCKSELLFSPVRESHISVDSLDMDAYPDDGEIILTCNKDNYTIAFEGSVLYSDDSFYADTSDIVARNKQNCINLHSNLEDIVKRNKALEVSMSRSAQAFQPICPMSPKGQAATSSAAKLQRRSLFLVSPARRYPSGNNNTETITITRHLPQCTVRKSSSLPNLQNEESMAGSCHKEQGPEESGPQAVPLNVSQAISTSTMEAGKSRSRNMLPMCQMPISISASISERLQQQADQQLTSEQITPTSQQPQQQHHHSHHHRHKHRCSCSQESQNFHISGSASSGNSSNPPAFNLVKLFIKQKSSNSSGGQEDLGAQASAHTCMDVSSGCWPSSDAASSSSGSLEQRLRKKSMNDSGKGSAVSRHDEEEHYPDTETPRRQLRARSEAVFYDDVASSSSTGSLTATNSPAHRRRSMPLRNPQLYQLAAQVSTGSQMSSEASSEQLTQVPRRAEAGCGTSTRPLSCASSSEMITRSMQTSCGSLSTTRSSVSDRYRCVPPSFLEKLNNLGEERKAPIYVIYPNYALPDLGFVKTNASTDVIFSPFNYKMTMDGATGSTSSSGSLRKQRNSSQSVSEDEILKTLDYKHVADWQSLATLLPSEYRRRLQHIPEVKHLVRQLDAELSQRPLFCMSPPLRRNRTHICDCAKYFQGQQTQMDEASSSGSSQQPSSGYRGSSTLLTDSELDVDPLKQMYVYQYDQQRMDSGVETSPGSQLTQTPPQPMPRSILRKAHSAQSRSKRNSMIEAQQTQKLTKLEKRRSLQEPPNNYGLGSTDELADVFEEEEHSQQAPPVKQRLSRKDLDARARAESFLASLPRSELKYYAEIASILESSGEHVTYDAAALKKEVSRVLSQQKKVSFNDEGVAAGLQQHAKRFATPPNSPNISMGALKRDTVDVLEQRKIESNRFKRLQIQWELMSKDSSMLKELANEAATKSGGSTPTSGNSTGSNSAPRSRIPRPVSYPAGRSSTPTSSRTAPVLATPSPARPATPKTVTKSHNKPGLFTSPRPSRLTSAQEAAGGNKVSTRSPSRIVQPKRYSLAGATTPTSTTPTSARARTPTNRVAVTAPNTPKRQAVAQSPRPTSRVR, from the exons atgttgttgctgctgctcgccTTCATCATGAGATTCGTAGACATTTCCAAGCGCTGTGCCGCCTGCTCCAGGGCCGGCATCGATTGCACCCACCACGGCGGCCAGAGCAATTCGCAAGCTAGCGATGCCAATGGCAACCACACGGCCTGCTGGCAACATGTCGCCGGTGGCacgagcaacagcagcagcaccagcagcggcTGCGACAGCAACAGCTCCTCCAAGGAGAACTACTAtgtgccgcagcagcagcaacatcagcggcAAAGGGCTGCCAAGCACAGCAAGCCCGGCAACATTGGCGTTAGTCCGCAACAACTCGAGCAGATACGCTTCTACCAGCgcatgcagcagcagcagttgcaactgttgcagcagcagttgctgcAGCGTCGCCGcctgcaacagcaactgctGCAACAGGGCGTGCCCTCGCCTCCGGCAACAGCAAATGCAACAACTACAACGGCGGGACTCACCTGCAATCAACAGTATTTGCGACAGCAGCgaatgcagcagcaacaactgcagcagcaacagcagcagcaatatgtggaccacaacagcaacaatgacAATGACTATTTGAACAACTATCTGAACAACAGCATTAACCAGCGAAACAATG GCACCAAAATTCGACGTGGCATGACAGAATTCTCAACAAACAACGATCACAGCAAACCGCATTTCACCGCATCTCAGCAGAAGCCGCATCAGAACTCACCCATCCATCAGCAAGCATTCACTCCATCCAATCCCAACACTCACCCACATCTGCTTCAACGATTGgcccaacagcaacagcaacagcagcatcagcgTCCCCATAAGTTTCAGCAGACCTTGCCCTTTAGCCAGCTaaacaacggcaacaacacGGCTGCCCACATTCTGCCCGGATCATCGCCACATTCCCCGCTCAGCTACCGCAATCCGCTGAACAGTCCCAGCAATTCGCCATTCAGCAACACGGCGCAGACGACAATTGGGAAGCGgttccagcagcagcagctgaccGATCGcttgttgcagcagcaacatctgcagcagtgccagcagcagcaactgcaatcGCTGGGCAGCAGCGATGTGGAAGAGGATCTGGCTGCGGAGGAACTGAGCGAGGAGAGTGTCAAGCAGAATGTGGCCATTGTGCTGAGCAATTTGGATCGGTATAACAACGCGTTGCGCAGCATTATCCTGAATGAGCAGGTGAGCAGCAGCCTCATCACGCCCAGCGACAGCCTCCTGTTTGGCGAGGACTCGAGCGGTTTGCTCTACTGCGACAACGACAACTCTAGGAAGCATCAGGGCAACAATAACTTTGTTCTGGGCAAGATGGCAGCCACACCAGAGTCGGACTACAATAGCAATGCAACCACGCCGGGAGGTCGCAGCAGCGAGCAgcaattgcagcagcagcaacagcaacagcagcaacttggGGTAGGTGGGATGctttgtggtggtggtggcggtgtCGGGATGCGGGAAACTACTAATGGCGGTGGCAACAATCTCAACTGCTCGTTGGCCTCGTCGCACGACTTTACTCACGACAATTCCGATTACCAGTGGTTCCTGGACTACGGCTATCGAGATGGCTGCGGCGGAATGCAGCGCAGCGTTTTGAGTTCCCTCTCGGCCTCGTACAATGCGATGGGGGATCTGATCTACTATGAGGATCTGGCCAAGAATCTGGACGCCAATCTGGCCGAAGTGGACATGGAGAGTTTCCGGGCGGAGGACATACATTCCCTGCTCTCGCATCTGCCCGCCTATTGCAAGAGCTTGGGCGGTGCAAACAGTCGCCTTCAGCAATCTTTGCTGcttcagcagcaacagcagcagcaacaacaactacaacagcaacaggTGCTGCAGCACAGCAATATGTTGCAGCACAACTTGTCCCAGACGTCGACTACCTCCACAAACGAACTGATCGACAACTCCTTCTGCAAGTCGGAGTTGCTCTTTTCGCCGGTGAGGGAGTCGCACATCTCGGTGGATTCACTTGATATGGACGCCTATCCGGATGACGGCGAGATTATACTCACCTGCAACAAGGACAACTACACGATCGCCTTTGAGGGCAGTGTGCTATACTCGGATGATAGTTTCTATG CGGATACCAGTGACATTGTCGCCAGGAACAAACAGAACTGCATCAACTTGCACAGCAATCTGGAGGACATAGTGAAACGCAATAAAGCCCTGGAGGTGTCCATGTCGCGTTCGGCGCAGGCTTTCCAGCCCATCTGTCCCATGTCGCCCAAGGGACAGGCAGCCACATCATCGGCGGCCAAGCTACAGCG ACGCTCGTTATTCCTTGTTTCGCCCGCTCGCAGGTATCCCTCGGGGAATAATAACACAGAGACCATCACCATAACCAGACACCTACCACAGTGCACCGTGCGGAAGAGTAGCAGTCTGCCCAATCTGCAGAACGAGGAATCGATGGCGGGCAGTTGCCACAAGGAGCAGGGACCGGAGGAGAGTGGACCACAGGCGGTTCCACTGAACGTCTCTCAGGCGATCAGCACCTCCACCATGGAGGCGGGCAAGTCGAGGTCCAGGAATATGTTGCCCATGTGCCAGATGCCCATATCCATTAGTGCGTCGATTTCGGAGAGACTGCAGCAACAGGCGGATCAGCAGCTGACCAGCGAACAGATCACACCCACATCACAGCAaccacaacagcagcatcacCATTCGCACCACCATCGCCACAAGcatcgctgcagttgctcgcAGGAGAGCCAGAATTTCCATATTTCGGGCTCGGCCTCCTCGGGCAACTCCTCCAATCCGCCAGCCTTCAATCTAGTCAAGCTGTTCATTAAGCAGaagagcagcaacagcagtggcGGCCAGGAGGATTTGGGAGCCCAGGCAAGTGCGCACACCTGTATGGATGTCTCTTCTGGCTGCTGGCCGTCCAGCGATGCAGCCAGCTCCAGTAGTGGCTCCTTGGAGCAGCGACTTCGCAAGAAGAGTATGAATGACTCGGGCAAGGGATCGGCAGTTAGTCGGCATGACGAGGAGGAGCACTACCCAGATACGGAGACACCCAGACGTCAGCTGAGGGCCCGATCGGAGGCAGTGTTCTACGATGATGTCGCCAGCTCCAGTTCCACGGGTTCGTTGACTGCGACCAATTCACCAGCACATCGTCGTCGCAGTATGCCACTAAGGAATCCACAACTGTACCAACTGGCTGCTCAGGTATCCACTGGCAGTCAAATGTCCTCGGAGGCCAGCTCGGAACAGCTAACCCAGGTGCCCAGGCGGGCAGAAGCGGGATGCGGAACCAGTACGCGTCCGTTGTCGTGTGCCTCCAGCTCCGAAATGATCACGCGCTCCATGCAGACCTCCTGCGGATCACTGAGCACCACAAGGAGCAGTGTGAGCGACCGCTATCGATGTGTGCCGCCCTCGTTCCTCGAGAAACTCAATAACTTGGGTGAGGAGCGAAAGGCGCCCATTTACGTGATCTATCCAAACTATGCCCTGCCCGATTTGGGATTCGTTAAGACTAATGCCAGCACAGACGTGATCTTCTCGCCCTTCAACTACAAGATGACGATGGATGGAGCGACTGGTAGTACCAGCAGCTCGGGATCTCTGAGGAAGCAGCGCAACAGCAGCCAGAGCGTGAGTGAAGACGAAATCCTCAAGACGCTGGACTACAAGCACGTTGCCGACTGGCAGTCGCTGGCCACCTTGCTGCCGTCGGAATACCGCCGGCGGTTGCAGCACATTCCGGAGGTGAAGCACCTGGTGCGGCAACTGGATGCGGAGCTATCACAACGTCCCCTTTTCTGTATGTCGCCGCCGCTCCGCCGAAATCGCACGCACATCTGCGACTGTGCCAAGTACTTCCAGGGCCAGCAGACCCAAATGGACGAGGCATCCAGCTCGGGATCCAGTCAGCAGCCGAGCTCCGGTTATCGTGGCTCATCAACGCTGCTTACCGACTCTGAGCTGGACGTGGATCCGCTGAAGCAGATGTATGTGTACCAGTACGATCAGCAGCGCATGGATTCGGGCGTGGAAACCAGTCCTGGTAGTCAGTTAACTCAAACCCCGCCGCAACCCATGCCTCGAAGCATTTTGCGCAAGGCACACTCCGCACAGTCGCGCTCCAAGCGCAATTCCATGATCGAGGCACAGCAGACGCAGAAGCTGACCAAGCTGGAGAAGCGTCGCAGTTTGCAGGAACCACCGAACAACTACGGTTTGGGCTCCACCGACGAACTTGCCGATGTCtttgaggaggaggagcacaGTCAGCAGGCGCCGCCGGTGAAACAGAGGCTTTCCCGCAAGGACCTGGATGCCAGGGCACGGGCTGAGAGCTTCCTGGCCTCCTTGCCGCGTTCTGAGCTCAAGTATTACGCCGAGATCGCGTCGATTCTAGAGTCTTCCGGCGAGCATGTGACCTACGATGCTGCCGCCCTGAAAAAGGAGGTGAGCCGAGTGCTTAGCCAGCAGAAGAAGGTGTCATTCAATGATGAGGGTGTGGCTGCCGGACTGCAGCAGCACGCCAAACGTTTCGCCACGCCTCCCAACTCGCCCAACATCTCCATGGGTGCACTGAAACGCGATACAGTGGATGTGCTGGAGCAGCGCAAGATCGAAAGCAATCGCTTCAAGCGCCTGCAAATCCAGTGGGAGCTCATGAGCAAGGACTCGAGTATGCTTAAGGAGCTGGCCAACGAGGCGGCCACCAAGAGCGGCGGTTCCACGCCCACCTCGGGCAATTCGACTGGCTCCAACTCCGCGCCAAGGTCAAGGATTCCAAGACCTGTTAGCTACCCAGCGGGCAG AAGTTCCACGCCCACTTCGTCACGTACTGCCCCCGTTTTGGCCACGCCCTCACCGGCTAGGCCGGCCACTCCCAAGACTGTCACTAAAAGCCACAACAAACCCGGTCTCTTTACCTCCCCCCGCCCTAGCAGACTGACCAGTGCCCAGGAAGCAGCCGGCGGTAACAAGGTCAGCACTCGATCGCCCAGCAGGATTGTGCAGCCGAAGCGTTATAGTCTGGCCGGCGCGACCACGCCCACATCCACAACACCCACTTCGGCCAGGGCACGCACGCCCACCAATCGAGTGGCGGTTACGGCGCCAAATACGCCCAAACGCCAGGCGGTTGCCCAGTCGCCCAG ACCCACCTCGCGAGTGCGTTGA
- the LOC117144547 gene encoding uncharacterized protein LOC117144547 isoform X6, whose amino-acid sequence MTEFSTNNDHSKPHFTASQQKPHQNSPIHQQAFTPSNPNTHPHLLQRLAQQQQQQQHQRPHKFQQTLPFSQLNNGNNTAAHILPGSSPHSPLSYRNPLNSPSNSPFSNTAQTTIGKRFQQQQLTDRLLQQQHLQQCQQQQLQSLGSSDVEEDLAAEELSEESVKQNVAIVLSNLDRYNNALRSIILNEQVSSSLITPSDSLLFGEDSSGLLYCDNDNSRKHQGNNNFVLGKMAATPESDYNSNATTPGGRSSEQQLQQQQQQQQQLGVGGMLCGGGGGVGMRETTNGGGNNLNCSLASSHDFTHDNSDYQWFLDYGYRDGCGGMQRSVLSSLSASYNAMGDLIYYEDLAKNLDANLAEVDMESFRAEDIHSLLSHLPAYCKSLGGANSRLQQSLLLQQQQQQQQQLQQQQVLQHSNMLQHNLSQTSTTSTNELIDNSFCKSELLFSPVRESHISVDSLDMDAYPDDGEIILTCNKDNYTIAFEGSVLYSDDSFYADTSDIVARNKQNCINLHSNLEDIVKRNKALEVSMSRSAQAFQPICPMSPKGQAATSSAAKLQRRSLFLVSPARRYPSGNNNTETITITRHLPQCTVRKSSSLPNLQNEESMAGSCHKEQGPEESGPQAVPLNVSQAISTSTMEAGKSRSRNMLPMCQMPISISASISERLQQQADQQLTSEQITPTSQQPQQQHHHSHHHRHKHRCSCSQESQNFHISGSASSGNSSNPPAFNLVKLFIKQKSSNSSGGQEDLGAQASAHTCMDVSSGCWPSSDAASSSSGSLEQRLRKKSMNDSGKGSAVSRHDEEEHYPDTETPRRQLRARSEAVFYDDVASSSSTGSLTATNSPAHRRRSMPLRNPQLYQLAAQVSTGSQMSSEASSEQLTQVPRRAEAGCGTSTRPLSCASSSEMITRSMQTSCGSLSTTRSSVSDRYRCVPPSFLEKLNNLGEERKAPIYVIYPNYALPDLGFVKTNASTDVIFSPFNYKMTMDGATGSTSSSGSLRKQRNSSQSVSEDEILKTLDYKHVADWQSLATLLPSEYRRRLQHIPEVKHLVRQLDAELSQRPLFCMSPPLRRNRTHICDCAKYFQGQQTQMDEASSSGSSQQPSSGYRGSSTLLTDSELDVDPLKQMYVYQYDQQRMDSGVETSPGSQLTQTPPQPMPRSILRKAHSAQSRSKRNSMIEAQQTQKLTKLEKRRSLQEPPNNYGLGSTDELADVFEEEEHSQQAPPVKQRLSRKDLDARARAESFLASLPRSELKYYAEIASILESSGEHVTYDAAALKKEVSRVLSQQKKVSFNDEGVAAGLQQHAKRFATPPNSPNISMGALKRDTVDVLEQRKIESNRFKRLQIQWELMSKDSSMLKELANEAATKSGGSTPTSGNSTGSNSAPRSRIPRPVSYPAGRSSTPTSSRTAPVLATPSPARPATPKTVTKSHNKPGLFTSPRPSRLTSAQEAAGGNKVSTRSPSRIVQPKRYSLAGATTPTSTTPTSARARTPTNRVAVTAPNTPKRQAVAQSPRPTSRVR is encoded by the exons ATGACAGAATTCTCAACAAACAACGATCACAGCAAACCGCATTTCACCGCATCTCAGCAGAAGCCGCATCAGAACTCACCCATCCATCAGCAAGCATTCACTCCATCCAATCCCAACACTCACCCACATCTGCTTCAACGATTGgcccaacagcaacagcaacagcagcatcagcgTCCCCATAAGTTTCAGCAGACCTTGCCCTTTAGCCAGCTaaacaacggcaacaacacGGCTGCCCACATTCTGCCCGGATCATCGCCACATTCCCCGCTCAGCTACCGCAATCCGCTGAACAGTCCCAGCAATTCGCCATTCAGCAACACGGCGCAGACGACAATTGGGAAGCGgttccagcagcagcagctgaccGATCGcttgttgcagcagcaacatctgcagcagtgccagcagcagcaactgcaatcGCTGGGCAGCAGCGATGTGGAAGAGGATCTGGCTGCGGAGGAACTGAGCGAGGAGAGTGTCAAGCAGAATGTGGCCATTGTGCTGAGCAATTTGGATCGGTATAACAACGCGTTGCGCAGCATTATCCTGAATGAGCAGGTGAGCAGCAGCCTCATCACGCCCAGCGACAGCCTCCTGTTTGGCGAGGACTCGAGCGGTTTGCTCTACTGCGACAACGACAACTCTAGGAAGCATCAGGGCAACAATAACTTTGTTCTGGGCAAGATGGCAGCCACACCAGAGTCGGACTACAATAGCAATGCAACCACGCCGGGAGGTCGCAGCAGCGAGCAgcaattgcagcagcagcaacagcaacagcagcaacttggGGTAGGTGGGATGctttgtggtggtggtggcggtgtCGGGATGCGGGAAACTACTAATGGCGGTGGCAACAATCTCAACTGCTCGTTGGCCTCGTCGCACGACTTTACTCACGACAATTCCGATTACCAGTGGTTCCTGGACTACGGCTATCGAGATGGCTGCGGCGGAATGCAGCGCAGCGTTTTGAGTTCCCTCTCGGCCTCGTACAATGCGATGGGGGATCTGATCTACTATGAGGATCTGGCCAAGAATCTGGACGCCAATCTGGCCGAAGTGGACATGGAGAGTTTCCGGGCGGAGGACATACATTCCCTGCTCTCGCATCTGCCCGCCTATTGCAAGAGCTTGGGCGGTGCAAACAGTCGCCTTCAGCAATCTTTGCTGcttcagcagcaacagcagcagcaacaacaactacaacagcaacaggTGCTGCAGCACAGCAATATGTTGCAGCACAACTTGTCCCAGACGTCGACTACCTCCACAAACGAACTGATCGACAACTCCTTCTGCAAGTCGGAGTTGCTCTTTTCGCCGGTGAGGGAGTCGCACATCTCGGTGGATTCACTTGATATGGACGCCTATCCGGATGACGGCGAGATTATACTCACCTGCAACAAGGACAACTACACGATCGCCTTTGAGGGCAGTGTGCTATACTCGGATGATAGTTTCTATG CGGATACCAGTGACATTGTCGCCAGGAACAAACAGAACTGCATCAACTTGCACAGCAATCTGGAGGACATAGTGAAACGCAATAAAGCCCTGGAGGTGTCCATGTCGCGTTCGGCGCAGGCTTTCCAGCCCATCTGTCCCATGTCGCCCAAGGGACAGGCAGCCACATCATCGGCGGCCAAGCTACAGCG ACGCTCGTTATTCCTTGTTTCGCCCGCTCGCAGGTATCCCTCGGGGAATAATAACACAGAGACCATCACCATAACCAGACACCTACCACAGTGCACCGTGCGGAAGAGTAGCAGTCTGCCCAATCTGCAGAACGAGGAATCGATGGCGGGCAGTTGCCACAAGGAGCAGGGACCGGAGGAGAGTGGACCACAGGCGGTTCCACTGAACGTCTCTCAGGCGATCAGCACCTCCACCATGGAGGCGGGCAAGTCGAGGTCCAGGAATATGTTGCCCATGTGCCAGATGCCCATATCCATTAGTGCGTCGATTTCGGAGAGACTGCAGCAACAGGCGGATCAGCAGCTGACCAGCGAACAGATCACACCCACATCACAGCAaccacaacagcagcatcacCATTCGCACCACCATCGCCACAAGcatcgctgcagttgctcgcAGGAGAGCCAGAATTTCCATATTTCGGGCTCGGCCTCCTCGGGCAACTCCTCCAATCCGCCAGCCTTCAATCTAGTCAAGCTGTTCATTAAGCAGaagagcagcaacagcagtggcGGCCAGGAGGATTTGGGAGCCCAGGCAAGTGCGCACACCTGTATGGATGTCTCTTCTGGCTGCTGGCCGTCCAGCGATGCAGCCAGCTCCAGTAGTGGCTCCTTGGAGCAGCGACTTCGCAAGAAGAGTATGAATGACTCGGGCAAGGGATCGGCAGTTAGTCGGCATGACGAGGAGGAGCACTACCCAGATACGGAGACACCCAGACGTCAGCTGAGGGCCCGATCGGAGGCAGTGTTCTACGATGATGTCGCCAGCTCCAGTTCCACGGGTTCGTTGACTGCGACCAATTCACCAGCACATCGTCGTCGCAGTATGCCACTAAGGAATCCACAACTGTACCAACTGGCTGCTCAGGTATCCACTGGCAGTCAAATGTCCTCGGAGGCCAGCTCGGAACAGCTAACCCAGGTGCCCAGGCGGGCAGAAGCGGGATGCGGAACCAGTACGCGTCCGTTGTCGTGTGCCTCCAGCTCCGAAATGATCACGCGCTCCATGCAGACCTCCTGCGGATCACTGAGCACCACAAGGAGCAGTGTGAGCGACCGCTATCGATGTGTGCCGCCCTCGTTCCTCGAGAAACTCAATAACTTGGGTGAGGAGCGAAAGGCGCCCATTTACGTGATCTATCCAAACTATGCCCTGCCCGATTTGGGATTCGTTAAGACTAATGCCAGCACAGACGTGATCTTCTCGCCCTTCAACTACAAGATGACGATGGATGGAGCGACTGGTAGTACCAGCAGCTCGGGATCTCTGAGGAAGCAGCGCAACAGCAGCCAGAGCGTGAGTGAAGACGAAATCCTCAAGACGCTGGACTACAAGCACGTTGCCGACTGGCAGTCGCTGGCCACCTTGCTGCCGTCGGAATACCGCCGGCGGTTGCAGCACATTCCGGAGGTGAAGCACCTGGTGCGGCAACTGGATGCGGAGCTATCACAACGTCCCCTTTTCTGTATGTCGCCGCCGCTCCGCCGAAATCGCACGCACATCTGCGACTGTGCCAAGTACTTCCAGGGCCAGCAGACCCAAATGGACGAGGCATCCAGCTCGGGATCCAGTCAGCAGCCGAGCTCCGGTTATCGTGGCTCATCAACGCTGCTTACCGACTCTGAGCTGGACGTGGATCCGCTGAAGCAGATGTATGTGTACCAGTACGATCAGCAGCGCATGGATTCGGGCGTGGAAACCAGTCCTGGTAGTCAGTTAACTCAAACCCCGCCGCAACCCATGCCTCGAAGCATTTTGCGCAAGGCACACTCCGCACAGTCGCGCTCCAAGCGCAATTCCATGATCGAGGCACAGCAGACGCAGAAGCTGACCAAGCTGGAGAAGCGTCGCAGTTTGCAGGAACCACCGAACAACTACGGTTTGGGCTCCACCGACGAACTTGCCGATGTCtttgaggaggaggagcacaGTCAGCAGGCGCCGCCGGTGAAACAGAGGCTTTCCCGCAAGGACCTGGATGCCAGGGCACGGGCTGAGAGCTTCCTGGCCTCCTTGCCGCGTTCTGAGCTCAAGTATTACGCCGAGATCGCGTCGATTCTAGAGTCTTCCGGCGAGCATGTGACCTACGATGCTGCCGCCCTGAAAAAGGAGGTGAGCCGAGTGCTTAGCCAGCAGAAGAAGGTGTCATTCAATGATGAGGGTGTGGCTGCCGGACTGCAGCAGCACGCCAAACGTTTCGCCACGCCTCCCAACTCGCCCAACATCTCCATGGGTGCACTGAAACGCGATACAGTGGATGTGCTGGAGCAGCGCAAGATCGAAAGCAATCGCTTCAAGCGCCTGCAAATCCAGTGGGAGCTCATGAGCAAGGACTCGAGTATGCTTAAGGAGCTGGCCAACGAGGCGGCCACCAAGAGCGGCGGTTCCACGCCCACCTCGGGCAATTCGACTGGCTCCAACTCCGCGCCAAGGTCAAGGATTCCAAGACCTGTTAGCTACCCAGCGGGCAG AAGTTCCACGCCCACTTCGTCACGTACTGCCCCCGTTTTGGCCACGCCCTCACCGGCTAGGCCGGCCACTCCCAAGACTGTCACTAAAAGCCACAACAAACCCGGTCTCTTTACCTCCCCCCGCCCTAGCAGACTGACCAGTGCCCAGGAAGCAGCCGGCGGTAACAAGGTCAGCACTCGATCGCCCAGCAGGATTGTGCAGCCGAAGCGTTATAGTCTGGCCGGCGCGACCACGCCCACATCCACAACACCCACTTCGGCCAGGGCACGCACGCCCACCAATCGAGTGGCGGTTACGGCGCCAAATACGCCCAAACGCCAGGCGGTTGCCCAGTCGCCCAG ACCCACCTCGCGAGTGCGTTGA